In Macadamia integrifolia cultivar HAES 741 chromosome 13, SCU_Mint_v3, whole genome shotgun sequence, one DNA window encodes the following:
- the LOC122059395 gene encoding uncharacterized protein LOC122059395 produces the protein MSWSSSENFFVNSKLEVFLVDLCYEPLEFTQSKDVIYDGPKGDDFKRFLRSTNLRVNCQGKAIVRVQKRDDDGEFLEQYDSFILEKVVPLDPFGFSNVLLLKPQAVNKLQSILDNTKAELEKKNDELNELHNLLDKTKVELAKKNDEINELQSLLDGTVAELAKKNDAINELKKQQIDQDWNPELFRLCIVAITNSMKRVFVDFGLEPPANGYPESVLKFLEMLHDLILHKEFSATFLVVANKILASIASIFEKRNGLHIGMETTNSTPDSLIDNLFTLRGFMDTHFFIDGSVIFKDYRLMKEDDLPVIFQYPATDVAELKRKKIGTKSIDNIDENSIFYGYFNIPIVGMFKGVLRRVYVTLPDEIMVKLQVGRHILNNKRFWFVNANGACIFEKELLSPESTDTNTSSSINNISNLEDAKFSSSRILGDHMDFLGFFCRMNQIFVNEKGVYLKFDFIGGKYSGPRVFRDSTVRYYSKDGGMFHPFKLVQFDVNTPTTDIVQREVYLPVASSIFGEEYPSWIVNEALGKDCAFTFNDFCFMGKITKASGTFRENALVHVFFEQSQHGENCYVDALATTFFVLKTKKVKSWVDIDKSIAPKFG, from the coding sequence ATGAGTTGGTCGTCGAGTGAGAACTTTTTTGTGAACTCAAAATTAGAGGTCTTCTTGGTTGACCTCTGTTATGAACCATTAGAATTCACACAGAGCAAAGATGTCATCTACGATGGGCCGAAGGGTGATGATTTCAAGAGGTTCTTGCGTTCTACGAACCTTCGAGTAAACTGTCAGGGAAAGGCTATTGTACGCGTCCAAAAGCGTGACGATGATGGTGAGTTCCTTGAACAATATGATTCCTTCATTCTAGAAAAGGTGGTACCCTTGGACCCTTTTGGTTTCTCAAATGTACTGTTACTAAAGCCGCAAGCGGTGAATAAATTGCAAAGCATCTTGGACAAtaccaaggctgaattggagaagaagaatgatgagcTTAATGAATTGCACAACCTCCTGGACAAAACCAAGGTTGAATTGGCAAAGAAGAATGATGAGATTAATGAATTACAAAGCCTCCTGGATGGTACTGTGGCTGAATTAGCAAAGAAGAATGATGCAATAAATGAATTAAAGAAGCAGCAGATTGATCAGGACTGGAATCCTGAATTGTTCCGACTTTGTATTGTTGCAATCACCAACTCAATGAAGAGAGTGTTTGTTGACTTTGGTCTTGAACCACCAGCAAATGGATATCCGGAGTCTGTGCTGAAGTTTCTCGAGATGTTACATGATTTGATCCTTCACAAAGAATTCAGTGCCACTTTCTTAGTAGTCGCGAACAAGATACTGGCCTCGATTGCAAGTATATTTGAGAAACGCAATGGCTTACATATTGGCATGGAAACAACAAATAGTACTCCAGACTCTCTCATTGACAATCTATTTACCTTAAGAGGCTTTATGGATACCCACTTCTTCATTGATGGCAGTGTTATTTTCAAGGATTATCGTCTGATGAAGGAGGATGACCTCCCAGTTATATTTCAGTATCCTGCAACAGATGTGGCAGAGCTGAAGCGGAAGAAGATAGGTACGAAATCTATCGATAACATCGATGAAAACTCCATCTTCTATGGTTATTTCAATATTCCAATAGTGGGGATGTTCAAGGGTGTTTTGAGGAGAGTTTATGTCACCCTACCAGATGAGATCATGGTGAAACTTCAGGTGGGCAGACATATCCTTAACAATAAAAGGTTTTGGTTTGTCAATGCCAATGGGGCTTGTATATTTGAGAAGGAGCTTTTGAGTCCTGAATCGACGGATACCAATACCTCTAGCTCGATAAACAACATAAGCAATCTAGAAGATGCCAAATTTTCCTCTTCTCGGATCTTAGGTGACCATATGGACTTCTTAGGGTTTTTCTGTAGGATGAATCAAATCTTCGTTAATGAGAAGGGGGTATATCTCAAGTTTGATTTTATTGGTGGAAAGTATTCAGGACCACGGGTTTTTCGTGATAGTACGGTTCGCTACTATAGTAAGGATGGTGGAATGTTTCACCCTTTTAAGTTAGTGCAATTTGATGTGAATACACCTACGACTGATATCGTACAACGAGAAGTTTATTTACCTGTAGCAAGCTCAATTTTTGGGGAGGAATATCCATCCTGGATTGTGAATGAAGCCTTGGGCAAAGATTGCGCTTTCACGTTCAATGACTTTTGTTTTATGGGGAAAATAACAAAAGCCTCTGGTACTTTCCGTGAGAATGCTCTGGTCCATGTGTTCTTCGAACAAAGCCAACATGGGGAGAATTGTTATGTTGATGCGCTTGCAACaactttctttgttttaaaaacaaagaaagtaAAATCATGGGTTGACATTGATAAATCGATTGCTCCAAAATTTGGTTAA